The region AACCGCGAAGATCGCTTATGTAGATCAGGCGCATTCTAATATAGATCCTGAAAAAACCATTTGGCAGAACTTTAGCGATGAACAGGAATTGGTGATGATGGGCGGCCGCCAGGTGAATTCCCGAGCTTATTTAAGTCGATTTAATTTTAGCGGAAGTGAACAAAACAAGAAAGTAAATATGCTTTCTGGTGGGGAAAGAAACCGACTTCATTTAGCGATGACTCTTAAAGAAGAAGGAAACGTTTTATTACTCGATGAGCCTACCAACGATTTGGATGTAAATACGCTTAGAGCACTGGAAGAAGGTTTGGAAAACTTTGCCGGGTGTGGTGTGGTTATTTCCCACGACCGTTGGTTCCTTGATAGGGTTTGTACCCATATCCTTGCTTTTGAAGGAGATTCGCAAGTGTATTTCTTTGAAGGAAGCTTCTCAGATTACGAAGAAAATAAGAAGAAACGTTTGGGTGGCGATATTATGCCGAAACGTATTAAGTATAAGAAATTGGTGAGATAATTTTATTAATATAGCAGTAATAAACGTCATTCTGAATTTATTTCAGAATCTAAGATGTTTAATTTTCATTCAAATTAGACCCTGAAACCAGTTCAGGGTGACGAGAAAAGTGAAGACCTCACAGTCCCGATGGCCATCGGGACTGTGAGGTCTTTTTTTGTTACTTATTAATCTTTCTCTGGTTTCTTTTCCTTCTTTGGCGGCATTGGGCCGCGGAGGTGAATTATAAGTCCGTTTAGGAAATTCCGTAGAAATTGATCGCCGCATTCTACATATTTCGGATGATCTTCTGCTCTAAAAATTGCGCCTAATTCACTTTTGGTAACTTTAAAATCTACCAATGCGCAAATTTTTACAATATCGTCGTCCCGCAGTTTGTGAGCGACTCTTAGTTTCTTAAAAATATCGTTGTTTGTTAATCCCATAACGCAAATTTAGCTTTTTCCTGAGTTTTGATTTTAACTTTTCAGGTTTAATTGTTTTTCAATAGCATTTATTTTTTTGATATCTGCTTCATTCTTAATTACAGATTTCGCATCAGCAATCAGGTTTCTGGCTTCGGTATCTAATACTTTATAATAATTTGGGTTAACCGATTTTTGAGATTTCAGGTAGTAAAAGAGCATCCCCAGTTTCTGAATAATGATAATATCGTGTGTGCAATAAGCTCTTATGGGCGCTAAAACCTGGTATAGTAGTTCTTCAAAATCTACACTGCGCATCTTGATTAGAACTTTATCATCAGTTTTTAAAAATTGCCTATCCTGTTTTTGCATTCGTAAAGCCAGAAGTTCGGCTAAATAATCCAGCGCATTCAGGGCAGTGCCGGGATCGTTAACGCCGGGGGACATTGCTTTTACAATAACTTCGGTAATTTGTTTAAATGCGAGTATATAATTGGTATTTACCAACTCCCCGCGGGCAAGGCTAAAGTTTGATAGCACTTTTTTTACGGTCTCATCGTCTAATTTTTCTTTCGATTTAAAAAGCGGAATTCCATTTAAAATAAAAATTCCTTTTACAGGTAGAATCTCAAATTGTGTTTCTTTTTCCCTGCAGATGTCTAAAAGATTATCTGAAGATAAATTTTGAAAATAGCCGCTTTTTTCTGAATGGTATTCGTGCCAATCTTTTGTATTCGGGAATTCCTGGTTTTCGTTTTCTTCAGTTTTCAGCAGAAAATTTAAACGCGTTTTTGCCTGTCTAAAAATACGGTCCAGAATATTATTAATCTGGATACTTTGCGAAATATTGTGAATAAAATAGATAAAAGCTCCTATACAAATCACGGTAAAAATAATTCCTACCAATACTGAAAAACCGGGGGTTTGATAAGAATCTCCTTCTGGCTGAATAGAAACCGCGACGAAAATACAATAGAGTATAGTGGCCAGGTAAATGCCCAAAATAACCTGATGATTTTTATCAGAGATAAGTCCGGGTAGCAATCTCGGGGAATAATTACTCGCGGCCTGATTTAGAAGAACCATTACCATAGAAAAACTAAAAACCATCATAGAAATGAGTCCCGTAATACATGCAGTTAAAATACTAAGTGCGGTATCACCATTGTCTACCACCAACATTGGGATATGTTCTATCAGGTATTTAGAAACTCCTTTATTTTCAAAATAAATAAGTATAAAAGCGATAAGGAAACCAAAAATTGCAAAAACACTGGGATAAAATGCAATTTTACTTTGCAGGTTGAATAGAAGAATATAAATGCGATTAAAAAAATGCTTCATTTATTTTTAGGGAAAGTTACTCAAATCTGGATAAAACTAAAGAAGATTTTAAGATCGAGTTGAACAATGATGTATTAACCATTACTTGTGAAGGTAAAAAAGAGAATAGAACTTCAGAGAAAAATGAAGTATACCAGAAAAGAATTAGCTACAGCACTTTTAAAAGAGCCTTTAGTTTAAACGGGAAGCAGCTATAGTACTGGTAAAACGAATCATTGATATTTCGTGATTTGGAGAGTTAATAATTTGATTAGTTGTATAGAGCGCCCCTATTAAGGATTTTTTTATACAGAATATTTTAGAACTCAGAATTCGTCTAAATGAAAATCAAAAATGACATTTATCTGGAAGATATATACGTAATTGAATTTTTATGCGTTAAAAAGAAACCGGGAACTCTATGATTATTTTAGATAATTGATATATTTACCCGCGAAGAACAGACCTACTAAATCTATTTTTATGAACAGATATTTTCTACTGATTATTATTAGCATTTTCTGCCTTTCTACTACTCAGGCTCAGGAGTATAGTTTTGGCGTTAAAGGAGGTGGTAACTACGTTATGGGAGGTGAATTAACCGGACTCGATTCAGGAGAAGGTTTTAATTCTGACACTTTTAATGCTGAGTCACAGTTTGGCTTTCATGCCGGAATATTTTTTGAATTAAACTTTGGGAAATTTTTTGTTCGTCCCGAGGTGATCTATAATTCTATGGAAACTGAATTCCCGTTTCCAGATCAAAACTCTACCTATGCTGTAGAAAAGTTAAGTATTCCTTTATTATTCGGTTACAATGTATGGGGGCCTGTAGATGTTTATGCAGGGCCTGCTTATCAAAATATAATGAATGCCACCCTTGAGGGAACTGAACCAATAAATCAAACCATTGTTGCCCAAAATACTCCATTAGCTGCTCAGGCCGGAATTAAAGTAGGGTTTGGACGTTTTGAGATTGATTTTAGATATGATAGAAGTTTAGCTTCAGCAGAAATTCAAGATGTAGATATTAATAACGGAGATTACGGTGTTAACCGGGCCGAATTTACTGACACAAGATTGAATCAGTTTTTAGTTAGCCTTAGCTTTAAAATAGGCGATAGCGAATCTAATACCGGGCGAAGAAGAGGAAGAGGTTGTTATTTCTAACCTAAAATTTAAAATAATTTAAAAGCCTTAATTGTTAATTTTTCAATTAAGGCTTTTTTTATGAGGATAATCATAATATAAATGGCTTAAAATCATTAAATTGATAGGTATATTTGCATGCTTAAATTTACTGAAATGAAAGACCTCTATTCCATAAAGCCTAAAAAACGCAAACGACTTATATTACTGTTAAGTGCTTTTTTTGCGCTATTATTAATTACAGAATTTATTGAGAAAAGAAGTTTGAAAAGCATAGATCAGGATTTTTCATCTCTTTACCAAGACCGTCTCCTGCCTGCCTCCCAAATGTATGAGCTCTCTGGATTACTCCATGAAAAAAGAATGCTCTTTGAGGATATTAAGGATAATGGTGAATATAATGCAAGCTTTAATCTTAAAGAAATTAAGGCCTATAATTCTCAAATTGACCAGGTATTACTAGATTATGGTCAAACCTATTTAGTAGAGCGTGAAGAAGTTTATTTTGAAGATTTTAAGAAGCATTATAAGGAGTATCTGGTTCTGGAAAACACTATTCTGGAGAATTTAAAAGAAGAAGATTTTAGTACTGCGATCTACCTTATCAATAAAAATGCGAACGATTATTTTAAAATCTTAAATCTCGATTTGCATAATATTGCCAGCATTCAGCCCGAGGTTGGAGAACAATTAATGGCACATTATAAATCCAGTTCTGGAATAACTTCATTACTCTACTATTTCAAAATCGCACTAACCATACTAATAGGAATTTTTGTGCTACGCCTTTTGGGTTTAGAGCAGTTACTGCGCCAACCTAAACAGCGGTTTGAACTGAATTAAGCAATTCCACTCTCAACAATATTGTAAGAATTTTCCTTAATTTTAAAAAATAATTGGTTTTTTCTAGTATTACATTCTTGACCTATTTTTATTAAAGTACTGTGTTTTTTCAAAACAAAATTTGATTATTGATTATAAAATAGGATTTTTCCTATAATTTAGACTATGATTTTGTCAAATACATCCTTGTTTAAATGCAAATAAACCTGCGGATTAACAAAATTTTTGGTATTATATCGAAAAAGTACTTTAAGCCTAAATTTTATATGTAGATTTACTATAGGATTAGACGCCCTCACCTTCTTTTTCCATACCCCCATTCACCATTTATTTTTAGATGCCCTAAAAGTAATTATTCCAATAAAATGGTAACGTAAGTATACCATTATCTTAAAATTCTTGATTTTAAAAAGACAGAGGACCCCACTTCTATTTTCATTTGACTCGTCAAGTGAATTCGTTTAAAATAAGTGAATTCCTATAACAGAAAATGGGACTCACAGCGACGAAGTCATGAAAATTTATAATTATTAAATTAAGTTTCACCCCCACCCAGATCAAGACTTGCGACCTACAATTTTTTTCCTGGTTATTATTTATTATGAAAGATTTTGATCGGAGAATTTAAATTATTAATCTAAAATTTGAATTGTGAAGGGGTCCTATTTTATTATTCCATTATCAGTAGTCATTCATTTAATGATTATCAATCTGAGCCTGTATTTGCTCACACCGGAGACTTATACCGAGACTGTAGCCATAAGTATTAATTTATCCTGGTTGCTGATTGGGATTGGTCTTAATTTTTACAGCATTGATAGAAAAGAGAAGTTTAGACATAAATTTCATAAATTCCTGAGACACTTTTTTGTCTTTGTACTTTCATATTTTAGCGTATTAGCTTTCGTTAAAATGGACTTCGATCCTCAAAAGCAAATTCTAGTTTTATCTGCGCTATTAGTGTTCCTGCTTTTCTACAGATGGGGGTTTTTCGAAATTCGAAAATTTTACCGCCATGGAGGCGGTAATTCTTTGAAAGTGGTGATTTTGGGTAATGATAGAAATTTAATTCGCCTGGAACGTATTTTTAGTGATCCAGATTATGGCTATAGATATCTGGGATATTTCCAGGGTAAAAAAAACAAGCATATCACAGGGAAATATCTTGGTGGTTTTGAAGAATGTTTCCGTTTTATCATGGATCAAGAAGTAGATGAAATTTATTGTTCAGTCAGTCAGTTTAGTAAATCCGAGCTTTTAAGGATCAGGGCTTTTTCTGATAATCATCTTACGAAATTAAAGTTGATTCCAGATAATAAAGATATTTATTCCAATTCAATGGAATTTGAAATCTTTGAAAATCTACCCATTCTCAATCTAAGAAAATCTCCTCTTGATAAAAATTATGCAAAATACGGCAAGCGTATTTTTGATATGGTTTTCTCATCTTTAATGATTGTATTTATAATTTCATGGTTAATACCGCTACTTTTTCTATTGAACTTTTTTGAATCTAAGGGACCGGTTATTTTTAAACAATTAAGACACGGGAAAGACAAAAAAATCTTTTGGTGCTACAAGTTTAGATCCATGGGAGTTAATCCAGCAGCGCATAGTCAAATGTGCACCCGGAATGATTTAAGGGTAACTAAAATTGGTAAGTTTCTAAGAAAGACCAGTATTGATGAATTACCGCAGTTTATAAACGTTTTTCTTGGCGACATGAGTGTGGTAGGACCCAGACCGCACATGGAACTCCATACAAGAGAATATGAAAATAATATAGATAAATACTTGGTAAGGCATTTCGCTAAACCTGGAATCACCGGGCTTGCCCAGGTAAGGGGTTATCGCGGAGAAATTGTAAGAAAATCTGACATTATTAATAGAACACGGATGGACATTCTTTATCTGGAAAAATGGACAGCCTTGCTAGATCTGAAAATTATATATCAAACAATTTATAACTGCTTTTATGGCGAAGAAAAAGCCTATTAATTTTTGCTAATCATTTTTATAAAATTAGTCACCTCCTATGAAAAATTTAAAAACACCTTTATTGCTTTCTTCGAAGAGAAGTTTTAAAAATATTCGATTAATAATCTTGGCCTTTATCTCAGTGATTTCTTTAAGCGCTTGCGTTAATGTTAAGAAGGCAACTTATTTCAATGATATTCCCGATTCTGAATTTAGGTCGAGATTTGAAAATATGGAATCTGTAATTAAGGAAAATGATTTGCTAAGTATTTCTGTTAGCAGTTTAAACCCAGAAGCTACAGAAGTTTTTAACGTTTCCAATGTTTCTGTGACTCAAACTTCAACAGCTACGGGAACTACCACTCAAGCTTCCGGATATCTGGTAGACCACGAGGGTTTCATTCGATTTCCATTCTTAGGCACCTTAAAAGCAGCCGGGAAAACCAAACAACAATTAAGGGAAGAAATTACAAAAGAACTGATAGACCGAAAGCTCTTACTAGAACCAATAGTAGACATTAGATATCTAAACTACAGGGTTTCTGTGCTGGGAGAAGTAAAAGATCCGTCAGTATTGACCATTCCCAGTGAAAAAGTAACCTTATTAGAAGCTTTAGGTTTAGCTGGAGACCTAACAGTATACGCAAAACGCGATAACATTCTATTAATTAGGGAAGAAGACAATATGAAAAAGCTGGTTAGACTTGATCTAACTTCAGAAGAAATATTTACCTCTCCATATTATAACCTTAAGTCTAATGATATTATCTATGTTGAAGCTAATAAATCTAAAGTTGCTTCTACAAGTAGGGTAAATCAATGGTTACCTATTATTATTAGTTCTCTTTCTTTAGCTGTCATCGCCTTTGACAGGTTCCTATAATCAAATAGTAAAGACATGAAATACAATTCTAAAACCGGAAAAGAGGATAATCTTTTTAGGTATATCATAAAGACATTTTTTCCTTTTTGGCCTCTATTCTTAGTGCTCGTTGTGGTTTGTATTTTAGCGGCGTGGGCATATTTAAAATATGCTACTCCTATTTATGAGGCTTCAGCGTCAATCATGATAAAAGATGAGGAAAAGGGAGTAGATGATTCTAAAATAATGGAAAGTATAAATCCCTTTGATTCAAAAAAAATTGTGGAAAATGAAATTGAGGTTCTTAAGTCCAGAGATTTAATGAAGTCTGTGGTGAGAGACTTGAACCTTTACGCTCCCATTTATGAAGAATCCGAAATTAAAACTTTTTCGGCTTATACTTCAAGTCCAATCAAGGTAATAGTTGAAGATCCAAATAGGATTAGTATCTCTAATGAAGAACCAGAAAAGCATTTTTTTAGTTCTAATTTTAACGAAGATAAGGTTGTTTTCTCTGGCAAGGAATATTCACTGAATGAGTGGTTTGAGGTTTCATCTGGACAAACTATCATGTTTGTAAAGAATGATAATGTAAATAAGAAAGCAAGTAACCCATTGTTCTTTTATTTATTCAATCCAAAAATAATTTCTTCTGAATTAATTGATGAATTGGATATAAGTACTTCTAATAAGCTTTCATCTGTAGTTAATTTAACTATTAGGGATGAGGTGCCTGAAAGAGCTGAAAATATTCTTAACCGATTAATTCAGGAGTATAACCGAAAGATAATTAATGATCAAAATGAACTTGCCTTAAGCACTATGACCTTTATTGATGAAAGAATTGAAAATGTGGAAGAGGAATTAGATGAACTTGAATATAAAATACAGGACTATAAGTCTAATCAAGGTGTTGTAGATTTGAGCGAACAAGGCAGGTTATATCTTCAGGATGTTGGTGAGAATGATAAACAAATTTCAGAACTTGAACTTCAGCTAGCTGTATTAAATAATATTGAAAATTATGTAATATCAAAAGGTAGCGCTGGAGGAATGGTTCCTTCAACACTCGGAATTAGCGATCCAATTTTATCACAGCTTATTGAGAAGCTATATAATCTTGAGGTAGAGTATGAAAGATTGAAGAAAACGACGGCAGAAAACAATCCAATTTTAACTTCTATTTCCAATCAAATTTCTAAAATTAGGCCAAGTATATTAGAGAATGTAAAAAGCCAAAGGCAGAATTTACAGTCAAGATTAAGTAATTTAAACTCCAATAATAGGAGGTTTAATTCCACTTTGCGGAATATCCCCGGAAAGGAAAGAACACTCCTGGAAATAAATAGACGAAAGACAATTAAGAATAATTTGTTCTCTTATCTTCTTCAAAAAAGGGAGGAAGCAGCGCTGGCAAATGTTCCTACAAATGAAAATAGTGCGATGATCGATAAAGCTGAGGCATCAATTGATCCAGTAAGTCCTAAACCACTTTTCACATACCTAATTGCTATTTTACTTGCTGTGGGAATTGGTACTGGCTATGTAAAAGGAAAAGAGATTCTTAGCGGGAAAGTTTTATATAGATCAGATATTGAGGAATATACAAGTATCCCTGTAATTGCGGAAGTGTTTCACTCAAAGAATTCAAAGAACAAGAGATTTACGAAACCACAGGATTTTGTGTTAATTGAGCAGTTTAGGCAATTAGGCGCCAGGCTTGGATTATACAGACGTGATATTGAGAATAAAAGAATATTAGTAACATCAGGAATTTCAGGTGAAGGAAAGAGTTTTGTGAGTTCTAATCTTGCTTTTAGTTTGGCACAAACAGGGAAGAAAGTGGTTCTTGTAGACATGGATTTTAGAAAACATAATACATCAGAGTTATTTAATCTTTCTGGCTCAAAAGGAATTATTGGTTTGTTAAAGGGTGAAGTAACTTACGATGAGATTATACACCCATCTGGAGTAAATTCAAATTTATTCGTAATAGCCACCGGAGCCAAAGGAGATGATTATACGGAAACGCTATTAAACGGAAAATTAGAGTTCCTAATGGATTCTCTATCAGATGATTTTGAATAGGGAGTGTTAGCTCAACTCTGTCTGCTTCTTCTCCCGGGGGTACCCCCGGGAGAAGAAAATTTTAGTTTTTCGTTTCATTGGTGGCTAAGTCCAACTCTAGCCGACCTTCAAATTTAATAGCTAATTGTTGAACTACCAAACCCCAGTTCTGCAGTGGGGCGTTCCATTTCTTTTCAATTCTTCTGGTAGCTAGGTAAACCAGCTTCAATAGTGCCATATCATTGGTAAAAGCGCCTTTGGTCTTGGTTACTTTTCTTACCTGCC is a window of Salegentibacter salegens DNA encoding:
- a CDS encoding DUF1456 family protein, which translates into the protein MGLTNNDIFKKLRVAHKLRDDDIVKICALVDFKVTKSELGAIFRAEDHPKYVECGDQFLRNFLNGLIIHLRGPMPPKKEKKPEKD
- a CDS encoding DUF2254 domain-containing protein, translated to MKHFFNRIYILLFNLQSKIAFYPSVFAIFGFLIAFILIYFENKGVSKYLIEHIPMLVVDNGDTALSILTACITGLISMMVFSFSMVMVLLNQAASNYSPRLLPGLISDKNHQVILGIYLATILYCIFVAVSIQPEGDSYQTPGFSVLVGIIFTVICIGAFIYFIHNISQSIQINNILDRIFRQAKTRLNFLLKTEENENQEFPNTKDWHEYHSEKSGYFQNLSSDNLLDICREKETQFEILPVKGIFILNGIPLFKSKEKLDDETVKKVLSNFSLARGELVNTNYILAFKQITEVIVKAMSPGVNDPGTALNALDYLAELLALRMQKQDRQFLKTDDKVLIKMRSVDFEELLYQVLAPIRAYCTHDIIIIQKLGMLFYYLKSQKSVNPNYYKVLDTEARNLIADAKSVIKNEADIKKINAIEKQLNLKS
- a CDS encoding Hsp20/alpha crystallin family protein, whose amino-acid sequence is MDKTKEDFKIELNNDVLTITCEGKKENRTSEKNEVYQKRISYSTFKRAFSLNGKQL
- a CDS encoding outer membrane beta-barrel protein; translation: MNRYFLLIIISIFCLSTTQAQEYSFGVKGGGNYVMGGELTGLDSGEGFNSDTFNAESQFGFHAGIFFELNFGKFFVRPEVIYNSMETEFPFPDQNSTYAVEKLSIPLLFGYNVWGPVDVYAGPAYQNIMNATLEGTEPINQTIVAQNTPLAAQAGIKVGFGRFEIDFRYDRSLASAEIQDVDINNGDYGVNRAEFTDTRLNQFLVSLSFKIGDSESNTGRRRGRGCYF
- a CDS encoding MCP four helix bundle domain-containing protein, whose amino-acid sequence is MKDLYSIKPKKRKRLILLLSAFFALLLITEFIEKRSLKSIDQDFSSLYQDRLLPASQMYELSGLLHEKRMLFEDIKDNGEYNASFNLKEIKAYNSQIDQVLLDYGQTYLVEREEVYFEDFKKHYKEYLVLENTILENLKEEDFSTAIYLINKNANDYFKILNLDLHNIASIQPEVGEQLMAHYKSSSGITSLLYYFKIALTILIGIFVLRLLGLEQLLRQPKQRFELN
- a CDS encoding exopolysaccharide biosynthesis polyprenyl glycosylphosphotransferase; its protein translation is MIINLSLYLLTPETYTETVAISINLSWLLIGIGLNFYSIDRKEKFRHKFHKFLRHFFVFVLSYFSVLAFVKMDFDPQKQILVLSALLVFLLFYRWGFFEIRKFYRHGGGNSLKVVILGNDRNLIRLERIFSDPDYGYRYLGYFQGKKNKHITGKYLGGFEECFRFIMDQEVDEIYCSVSQFSKSELLRIRAFSDNHLTKLKLIPDNKDIYSNSMEFEIFENLPILNLRKSPLDKNYAKYGKRIFDMVFSSLMIVFIISWLIPLLFLLNFFESKGPVIFKQLRHGKDKKIFWCYKFRSMGVNPAAHSQMCTRNDLRVTKIGKFLRKTSIDELPQFINVFLGDMSVVGPRPHMELHTREYENNIDKYLVRHFAKPGITGLAQVRGYRGEIVRKSDIINRTRMDILYLEKWTALLDLKIIYQTIYNCFYGEEKAY
- a CDS encoding polysaccharide biosynthesis/export family protein, producing the protein MKNLKTPLLLSSKRSFKNIRLIILAFISVISLSACVNVKKATYFNDIPDSEFRSRFENMESVIKENDLLSISVSSLNPEATEVFNVSNVSVTQTSTATGTTTQASGYLVDHEGFIRFPFLGTLKAAGKTKQQLREEITKELIDRKLLLEPIVDIRYLNYRVSVLGEVKDPSVLTIPSEKVTLLEALGLAGDLTVYAKRDNILLIREEDNMKKLVRLDLTSEEIFTSPYYNLKSNDIIYVEANKSKVASTSRVNQWLPIIISSLSLAVIAFDRFL
- a CDS encoding GumC family protein — its product is MKYNSKTGKEDNLFRYIIKTFFPFWPLFLVLVVVCILAAWAYLKYATPIYEASASIMIKDEEKGVDDSKIMESINPFDSKKIVENEIEVLKSRDLMKSVVRDLNLYAPIYEESEIKTFSAYTSSPIKVIVEDPNRISISNEEPEKHFFSSNFNEDKVVFSGKEYSLNEWFEVSSGQTIMFVKNDNVNKKASNPLFFYLFNPKIISSELIDELDISTSNKLSSVVNLTIRDEVPERAENILNRLIQEYNRKIINDQNELALSTMTFIDERIENVEEELDELEYKIQDYKSNQGVVDLSEQGRLYLQDVGENDKQISELELQLAVLNNIENYVISKGSAGGMVPSTLGISDPILSQLIEKLYNLEVEYERLKKTTAENNPILTSISNQISKIRPSILENVKSQRQNLQSRLSNLNSNNRRFNSTLRNIPGKERTLLEINRRKTIKNNLFSYLLQKREEAALANVPTNENSAMIDKAEASIDPVSPKPLFTYLIAILLAVGIGTGYVKGKEILSGKVLYRSDIEEYTSIPVIAEVFHSKNSKNKRFTKPQDFVLIEQFRQLGARLGLYRRDIENKRILVTSGISGEGKSFVSSNLAFSLAQTGKKVVLVDMDFRKHNTSELFNLSGSKGIIGLLKGEVTYDEIIHPSGVNSNLFVIATGAKGDDYTETLLNGKLEFLMDSLSDDFE